The following proteins are encoded in a genomic region of Streptomyces lunaelactis:
- a CDS encoding MCE family protein yields the protein MTAFRDRNPAVIGAVGIATLALLAAAAFNADSLPVIGSGDTYSAAFSEAGGLKPGDEVRIAGVKVGKVDEVDLDGDHVKVTFRVKGDPEFGTRTGAAIRIKTILGAKYLALQPKGRGQLRPGSEIPLNRTVAAYDVVAAFSDLTTTTEKVDTARLATALDTISTTFEDSPSEVRASIKGLSKISRTVASRDQALRELLDHANGVTGVLSERSADFGVLVKDGDKLFKEIYGRRAAIHALLKSSAALGIQLSGLVADNRKEIGPALKGLNAVVTMLERNQASLDRSVKLLAPYVRVFTNTLGNGRWFDSYIQNMVAPTPVAPRTGGSR from the coding sequence ATGACTGCCTTCCGTGACCGTAATCCCGCGGTGATCGGGGCCGTCGGCATCGCCACGCTCGCGCTGCTGGCCGCAGCCGCGTTCAATGCCGACAGCCTCCCGGTGATCGGCAGCGGTGACACCTACAGCGCGGCCTTCTCCGAAGCGGGCGGACTGAAGCCCGGCGACGAGGTGAGAATCGCCGGGGTCAAGGTCGGCAAGGTCGACGAGGTCGATCTGGACGGGGACCACGTCAAGGTGACCTTCCGGGTCAAGGGCGACCCGGAGTTCGGCACCAGGACCGGCGCGGCCATCAGGATCAAAACGATCCTGGGCGCGAAGTACCTCGCGCTGCAGCCGAAGGGACGGGGACAGCTACGGCCGGGCAGCGAGATCCCGCTGAACCGGACGGTGGCCGCGTACGACGTCGTGGCGGCGTTCAGCGATCTGACCACGACCACCGAGAAGGTCGACACGGCGCGGCTGGCGACCGCCCTGGACACGATCTCCACCACCTTCGAGGACTCACCCTCCGAGGTCCGGGCGTCGATCAAGGGTCTCTCGAAGATCTCCCGGACGGTGGCCTCCCGCGACCAGGCTCTGCGGGAACTCCTCGACCACGCCAACGGAGTCACCGGGGTGCTCTCCGAGCGCTCCGCCGACTTCGGCGTACTGGTCAAGGACGGCGACAAGCTGTTCAAGGAGATCTACGGGCGGCGGGCGGCGATCCACGCGCTGCTCAAGAGCTCCGCCGCGCTCGGCATCCAGCTCTCCGGCCTGGTCGCGGACAACCGCAAGGAGATCGGCCCGGCGCTCAAGGGCCTGAACGCGGTGGTCACCATGCTCGAACGCAATCAGGCGAGCCTGGACCGGAGCGTCAAGCTGCTCGCGCCCTATGTGCGCGTCTTCACCAACACCCTCGGCAACGGCCGTTGGTTCGACAGCTACATCCAGAACATGGTCGCGCCCACTCCGGTGGCTCCGCGGACTGGAGGCTCACGATGA
- a CDS encoding MCE family protein, whose translation MRVGRATETAAPLVKFLLFAVVTVLATTLLAATIVNISFTSEHTYRAVFSDVTSLEEGDDIRVAGVRVGEVQEVGIKDRTLAEVTFSVSDDRPLFTTTGAVIRYRSLVGQRYVALTEGAGSGARLKPGGRIPLSRTQPALDLNALLGGFKPLFAALSPKDVNQLATEIIKTLQGEGGTVNSLLAHTASLTTTLAGRDKLIGSVIDNLNEVLTTVDKRGARFSALLKQLQRVISGLSADRKPIGASLVNIGALTEATSGLLEDARPPLRDDIAELTDLTGTLNDNEKTVEGVLKRLPSKLNKLTGTASYGSWFNFYLCDFDGRIVLPKTEQVITPELHVARARCA comes from the coding sequence ATGAGGGTGGGCCGAGCCACAGAGACCGCGGCGCCGCTGGTCAAGTTCCTTCTCTTCGCGGTGGTGACGGTGCTGGCGACGACGTTGCTCGCGGCGACGATCGTCAACATCTCCTTCACCTCGGAGCACACCTACCGCGCGGTGTTCAGCGATGTCACCAGCCTGGAGGAGGGCGACGACATCAGGGTGGCCGGCGTACGGGTCGGGGAGGTCCAGGAGGTCGGCATCAAGGACCGGACGCTGGCCGAGGTCACGTTCAGCGTCAGCGACGATCGCCCGCTGTTCACCACGACCGGCGCCGTCATCCGCTACCGGAGCCTGGTGGGGCAGCGGTACGTCGCGCTGACGGAAGGCGCCGGCAGCGGTGCGCGGCTGAAGCCCGGCGGCAGGATCCCCCTGTCCAGGACCCAGCCCGCACTCGATCTCAACGCGCTGCTCGGCGGGTTCAAGCCGCTGTTCGCGGCGCTGAGCCCGAAGGACGTCAACCAGCTCGCCACCGAGATCATCAAGACCCTGCAGGGCGAGGGCGGGACGGTCAACAGCCTGCTCGCCCACACGGCGTCGCTGACCACCACACTCGCCGGCCGCGACAAGCTGATCGGGTCCGTGATCGACAACCTCAACGAGGTGCTGACGACCGTGGACAAGCGCGGCGCCCGCTTCTCCGCCCTGCTCAAGCAGTTGCAGCGGGTGATATCCGGGCTGTCCGCGGACCGCAAGCCCATCGGCGCGTCGCTGGTGAACATCGGCGCCCTGACCGAGGCCACCTCGGGTCTGCTCGAGGACGCCCGTCCGCCGCTGCGGGACGACATCGCCGAGCTGACCGACCTCACCGGAACGCTGAACGACAACGAGAAGACGGTGGAGGGCGTGCTGAAGCGGCTGCCGAGCAAGCTCAACAAGCTGACGGGGACCGCCTCGTACGGCTCCTGGTTCAACTTCTATCTCTGTGACTTCGACGGCCGGATCGTGCTGCCGAAGACCGAACAGGTCATCACTCCCGAGCTCCATGTCGCCCGGGCGAGGTGCGCATGA
- a CDS encoding MCE family protein yields MRIPGLLPTRGAQLRLYGIVFIAFIALLLSLSVAVYRQAFTTVVRITLEADTLGNQLDPRADVKLRGLLVGEVREVRADGEKATLGIALKPEHVSRIPADVHARLLPKTLFGEKYVDLVAPREPSARHIRAGDVITQDRTSVGIEVQQLMNDLLPLLRTVRPADLNATLSAFSTALEGRGDRIGANLTRLERYLRELNPHLPSLKEDISRFADVAEVYGDAAPDLMRILRNSVTTSRTLVEQQDQLAAALTTTATAAGTADAFLDENGDRLITLGRVSRPTLALFARYAPEYPCLLDGLVKQEAASEKAFRGGEMHITLEFVRPRSAYRPGEEPRYAERSGPDCRGLPHPHVPAPDVKLDDGTSRTGPGGALPGGTHVSSTRDEQRAIGSLVAPVMGVPADQVPAVATLLFGPMARGTAVSVA; encoded by the coding sequence ATGCGAATACCAGGACTCCTCCCGACGCGCGGCGCACAACTGCGGCTCTACGGAATCGTCTTCATCGCCTTCATCGCGCTCCTGCTGTCGCTGTCCGTCGCCGTGTACCGGCAGGCGTTCACCACCGTCGTACGGATCACGCTGGAGGCCGACACCCTGGGCAATCAGCTGGATCCGCGGGCCGACGTCAAACTGCGCGGTCTGCTGGTCGGCGAGGTGCGCGAGGTGCGGGCCGACGGCGAGAAGGCGACGCTCGGCATCGCGCTCAAGCCGGAGCACGTCTCCCGGATCCCGGCGGATGTGCATGCCCGGCTGCTGCCCAAGACGCTGTTCGGCGAGAAGTACGTCGACCTGGTGGCACCCCGCGAGCCGTCCGCCCGGCACATCCGCGCCGGGGACGTCATCACCCAGGACCGCACCAGCGTCGGCATCGAGGTGCAGCAGCTGATGAACGATCTGCTGCCGCTGCTGCGGACCGTGCGGCCGGCGGATCTCAACGCCACGCTGTCCGCGTTCTCCACCGCTCTCGAAGGCCGGGGTGACCGGATCGGCGCCAACCTCACGCGCCTGGAGCGCTATCTGAGGGAGCTCAATCCGCATCTGCCGTCCCTCAAGGAGGACATTTCACGGTTCGCCGACGTCGCCGAGGTGTACGGCGACGCGGCCCCCGATCTGATGCGCATCCTGCGGAACTCCGTCACCACGAGCCGCACCCTCGTCGAGCAGCAGGACCAGCTGGCCGCCGCGCTCACGACGACCGCCACCGCCGCCGGAACCGCCGACGCGTTCCTCGACGAGAACGGCGACCGGCTCATCACGCTCGGGCGGGTCTCCCGCCCCACGCTGGCGCTGTTCGCCCGCTACGCACCGGAGTACCCCTGTCTCCTCGACGGCCTGGTGAAGCAGGAGGCGGCGTCCGAAAAGGCCTTCAGAGGCGGGGAGATGCACATCACGCTCGAATTCGTCCGCCCACGATCCGCATACCGACCCGGCGAGGAACCGCGCTATGCAGAGCGCTCAGGACCCGACTGCAGAGGTCTGCCCCACCCCCATGTGCCCGCGCCGGACGTCAAGCTCGATGACGGTACGTCGCGGACGGGCCCGGGCGGTGCCCTGCCCGGCGGGACCCATGTGTCCTCCACGCGGGACGAGCAGCGCGCCATCGGCTCGCTGGTGGCCCCGGTCATGGGAGTCCCCGCCGACCAGGTGCCGGCCGTCGCCACACTGCTGTTCGGCCCGATGGCACGCGGAACGGCGGTGAGTGTCGCATGA
- a CDS encoding MlaE family ABC transporter permease has protein sequence MGLPLRSLEELGAQLSFYGRSLAWTGRTLRRYKKEILRLLAEVSFGRGALAVVGGTVGVIAFLSFFTGTEVGLQGYAALNQLGTSNFVAFLSAYFNTREIAPLVAGLALSATVGAGFTAQLGAMRISEETDALEVMGVPSLPFLVTTRMIAGFVAVIPLYVVGLLSSYFAARTITTGYYGQSAGTYDHYFQQYLPPVDVLWSFGKVIVFAVVIILVHCYYGYYASGGPAGVGVAVGRAVRTSIVAINLLDFFLSLAIWGASTTVRIAG, from the coding sequence ATGGGGCTTCCACTCCGCTCCCTGGAGGAGCTCGGCGCCCAGCTGTCCTTCTACGGGCGCTCGCTGGCCTGGACCGGCCGGACTCTGCGCCGCTACAAGAAGGAGATCCTGCGCCTGCTGGCCGAAGTGAGCTTCGGCCGCGGCGCGCTGGCGGTCGTCGGCGGCACCGTCGGCGTCATCGCCTTCCTGTCCTTCTTCACCGGCACCGAGGTCGGCCTGCAGGGGTACGCGGCCCTCAACCAGCTCGGCACGTCCAACTTCGTGGCGTTCCTCTCGGCGTACTTCAACACCCGTGAGATCGCCCCGCTGGTGGCCGGCCTCGCCCTGTCCGCGACGGTCGGGGCCGGGTTCACCGCCCAGCTCGGCGCGATGCGGATCAGCGAGGAGACCGACGCCCTTGAAGTGATGGGCGTTCCCTCGCTGCCGTTCCTGGTGACCACCCGGATGATCGCCGGTTTCGTCGCAGTGATCCCGCTGTACGTGGTCGGGCTGCTGTCCTCGTACTTCGCGGCGCGCACCATCACCACCGGCTACTACGGCCAGTCCGCGGGCACCTACGACCACTACTTCCAGCAGTATCTGCCGCCGGTCGACGTGCTGTGGTCCTTCGGCAAGGTGATCGTCTTCGCCGTCGTGATCATCCTGGTGCACTGCTACTACGGCTACTACGCGAGCGGCGGCCCGGCCGGCGTCGGGGTCGCGGTCGGCCGTGCCGTGCGAACGTCCATCGTCGCCATCAACCTTCTCGACTTCTTCCTCAGCCTGGCGATCTGGGGCGCCAGCACGACCGTACGGATTGCGGGGTAG
- a CDS encoding MlaE family ABC transporter permease, which yields MSLSPTAGLRHTGSLFAMALDVLRTLPRRPFQMREFIQQAWFIASVTILPTALVSIPFGAVIALQIGSLTRQLGAQSFSGAASVLAVLREASPIVTALLIAGAGGTAICADLGARKIREEIDAMQVLGIDPIHRLVVPRVLATMVVAVLLNGLVSVVGVAGGYFFNVILQNGTPGAYLASFTTLAQLSDLWAAELKALVFGAIAAIVASYKGLTAKGGPKGVGDAVNQSVVITFMLLFVTNFVMTAVYFQIVPQRG from the coding sequence ATGAGCCTTTCTCCGACTGCGGGTCTGCGGCACACCGGGAGCCTCTTCGCGATGGCGCTGGACGTGCTGCGAACGCTGCCGCGACGACCCTTCCAGATGCGGGAGTTCATCCAGCAGGCCTGGTTCATCGCCAGCGTCACGATCCTCCCCACCGCGCTGGTCTCCATCCCCTTCGGCGCGGTCATCGCGCTGCAGATCGGCAGCCTGACCCGGCAGCTCGGCGCCCAGTCGTTCTCGGGCGCGGCCTCGGTGCTCGCGGTACTGCGGGAGGCCTCCCCAATCGTCACCGCACTGCTGATCGCCGGAGCGGGAGGCACGGCGATCTGCGCGGACCTCGGGGCGCGCAAGATCCGCGAGGAGATCGACGCGATGCAGGTGCTGGGCATCGACCCGATCCACCGGCTGGTCGTGCCGAGAGTGCTGGCCACGATGGTGGTGGCGGTGCTGCTCAACGGACTGGTGTCGGTCGTCGGTGTGGCCGGTGGCTACTTCTTCAACGTGATCCTGCAGAACGGCACGCCGGGCGCGTATCTCGCCTCCTTCACCACCCTCGCGCAGCTGTCGGATCTGTGGGCGGCCGAGCTGAAGGCCCTGGTGTTCGGCGCCATCGCCGCCATCGTCGCCTCGTACAAGGGCCTGACCGCCAAGGGCGGCCCGAAGGGCGTCGGCGACGCGGTGAACCAGTCGGTGGTGATCACCTTCATGTTGCTCTTCGTGACGAACTTCGTGATGACCGCGGTGTACTTCCAAATCGTTCCGCAGAGGGGCTGA
- a CDS encoding ABC transporter ATP-binding protein: MGVEICVEGLTKSFGHQVIWQDVSLTLPAGEVSVMLGPSGTGKSVFLKTLVGLLKPERGSIRIAGTDITRLREHDLYEIRKLFGVLFQDGALFGSMNLYDNIAFPLREHTRKPESGIRRIVLEKMDMVGLIGAEEKLPGEISGGMRKRAGLARALVLDPEIILFDEPDSGLDPVRVAYLNQLIVDLNAQIDATFLIVTHDIASARQVPDNIGLLFRRELVLFGPREQLLTSDQPVVRQFLNGRMQGPIGMAEEKDAAQVEQELAGLDDTAGAVVTPRLLPSPGIVRPPRWESIAEREGAHA; the protein is encoded by the coding sequence ATGGGTGTCGAGATCTGCGTGGAGGGGCTGACCAAGTCCTTCGGCCACCAGGTCATCTGGCAGGACGTCTCGCTGACGCTGCCGGCCGGGGAGGTCTCGGTGATGCTCGGCCCTTCGGGCACGGGCAAGTCGGTGTTCCTCAAGACGCTCGTCGGGCTGCTCAAGCCGGAACGCGGCTCGATCCGGATCGCGGGCACCGACATCACCCGGCTCCGCGAACACGACCTGTACGAGATACGGAAGCTGTTCGGCGTGCTGTTCCAGGACGGCGCGCTGTTCGGGTCGATGAATCTGTACGACAACATCGCCTTCCCGCTGCGTGAGCACACCCGTAAGCCCGAGAGCGGGATCAGACGGATCGTGCTCGAGAAGATGGACATGGTCGGGCTGATCGGCGCCGAGGAGAAGCTGCCCGGCGAGATATCCGGTGGTATGCGTAAACGGGCCGGGCTGGCGCGGGCCCTGGTGCTGGATCCGGAGATCATTCTGTTCGACGAACCCGACTCGGGTCTCGACCCCGTGCGGGTGGCGTACCTCAACCAGCTGATCGTCGATCTCAACGCGCAGATCGACGCGACCTTTCTCATCGTCACGCACGACATCGCCTCCGCCCGGCAGGTCCCGGACAACATCGGGCTGCTGTTCCGGCGCGAGCTGGTGCTGTTCGGCCCCCGCGAACAGCTGCTGACCAGCGACCAGCCGGTCGTACGGCAGTTCCTGAACGGCCGCATGCAGGGGCCGATCGGCATGGCGGAGGAGAAGGACGCCGCCCAGGTCGAGCAGGAGCTGGCGGGTCTCGACGACACAGCCGGTGCCGTCGTCACCCCGCGCCTGCTGCCGAGCCCGGGGATCGTCCGCCCGCCCCGCTGGGAGTCCATCGCCGAGCGGGAGGGGGCGCACGCATGA
- a CDS encoding RNA polymerase sigma factor: MTTDTQGAHERWQRAWAHREQLLKVARRRSMSLEDAEDAVHEAMLRAAENPHLDEERLGAWLTTVTMRLCVDRYRQVNRETEVRSSPRLLAPVPVPVEEAVCDRAEAKWLARRSGELPARQAEALWLKAEDLDVDQVATKMGLSYRTVESLLARARRTLRNSLAGTLGLALWLIGRGRPRGGNAQAVAVASTAATLAVAGLILPYAHDGDGPHRSRPAVPAVSEFTDVQSPTAGGVAPAPGSSTDAGQGAGTAGTQRYGGPGLIVPPLPALPDLPLPAPDMPDIPNVTAVPAVPVPDLTAVPDLTSAPDLPAVPDLPAVPDLTSAPDLPAVPDLPAVPDLPAASELPSVPLLRQPLPTEPEANASVPQVLPNR; the protein is encoded by the coding sequence ATGACGACGGACACGCAAGGGGCGCACGAGCGGTGGCAGCGCGCGTGGGCCCACCGCGAGCAGCTTCTCAAGGTGGCCCGCCGCAGGTCCATGAGCCTGGAGGACGCCGAGGACGCCGTGCACGAGGCGATGCTGCGTGCTGCCGAGAACCCTCATCTGGACGAGGAACGGCTGGGCGCCTGGCTGACGACGGTGACGATGCGGCTGTGCGTGGACCGCTACCGGCAGGTCAACCGTGAGACCGAGGTGCGCAGCAGCCCCAGGCTGCTCGCACCGGTCCCGGTGCCGGTGGAGGAGGCGGTCTGCGACCGGGCCGAGGCGAAATGGCTGGCGCGCCGGAGCGGGGAGCTGCCGGCCCGCCAGGCCGAGGCGCTGTGGCTCAAGGCCGAGGATCTGGACGTGGACCAGGTCGCCACGAAGATGGGGCTGAGCTACCGGACGGTCGAGTCACTGCTGGCGCGGGCTCGCCGGACGCTGCGCAATTCGCTGGCCGGAACGCTGGGGCTGGCGCTGTGGCTGATCGGACGTGGCCGCCCGCGGGGCGGGAACGCGCAGGCGGTGGCGGTGGCTTCGACCGCGGCGACGCTGGCGGTCGCGGGCCTGATCCTGCCGTACGCCCATGACGGGGACGGGCCGCACCGATCGCGCCCGGCGGTCCCTGCCGTCTCGGAGTTCACGGACGTGCAATCGCCGACGGCGGGTGGCGTGGCGCCGGCCCCCGGCAGCAGCACGGATGCCGGTCAGGGTGCCGGCACGGCCGGGACGCAGCGGTACGGCGGCCCGGGGCTCATCGTGCCCCCGCTGCCTGCGCTGCCGGACCTGCCGCTACCCGCGCCCGACATGCCGGACATTCCCAATGTAACGGCTGTGCCGGCGGTCCCTGTCCCGGACCTGACCGCCGTGCCCGACCTCACGTCCGCACCGGACCTGCCCGCCGTACCGGATCTGCCCGCCGTACCCGACCTCACGTCCGCACCGGACCTGCCCGCCGTACCGGATCTGCCCGCCGTACCCGACCTGCCTGCGGCGTCGGAGCTGCCGTCCGTGCCCCTGCTGCGGCAGCCGCTCCCCACGGAGCCGGAGGCGAACGCATCCGTGCCGCAGGTGCTCCCGAACCGCTAA
- a CDS encoding lytic transglycosylase domain-containing protein gives MTGRKRGGVKATAVVTAAMAALTASQAPGPTARASAPAKTHPAPPGPSVSGDTPYRTEFPPLRTRGAAGGTESAEGSGGPVGGALPATVLAAYLHAEEGLADSRPDCWLRWQLLAAIGQVESGQAHGGRVTADGTTLTPILGPRLDGNGFAAIRDTDSGVYDGDVAYDRAVGPMQFIPSTWAAWGSDGNGDGHRDPGNIYDASLAAGRYLCAGGRDLSDAADLDRAILGYNHSTAYVRTVRAWFAYYLEGHRVVPDNGSGPAVRPKPKPSDTSRHPVSSAAPARPGDRDGGPKSSPTPTSSPSPSKSAGGGAEPEAPLLPVPSPIAGLPGVGALTSNGKDSMRASPSTTPATGR, from the coding sequence ATGACAGGACGCAAGCGCGGAGGTGTCAAGGCGACAGCGGTCGTTACGGCGGCCATGGCGGCACTGACCGCCTCGCAGGCCCCGGGACCGACGGCACGCGCCTCGGCTCCGGCGAAGACTCACCCGGCCCCGCCGGGTCCGAGCGTCTCCGGCGACACCCCTTACCGCACCGAGTTTCCGCCGCTGAGGACGCGCGGAGCGGCAGGCGGCACCGAAAGCGCGGAGGGCTCCGGCGGACCGGTCGGCGGCGCGTTGCCGGCCACCGTCCTGGCCGCGTACCTGCACGCCGAGGAGGGACTCGCGGACAGCAGGCCAGACTGCTGGCTGCGCTGGCAGCTGCTTGCCGCGATCGGCCAGGTCGAGTCCGGGCAGGCGCACGGCGGCCGGGTGACCGCGGACGGCACGACGCTCACACCGATCCTCGGCCCGCGGCTCGACGGCAACGGGTTCGCCGCCATCAGGGACACCGACAGCGGGGTGTACGACGGGGACGTCGCGTACGACCGTGCCGTCGGCCCGATGCAGTTCATCCCGTCAACCTGGGCCGCCTGGGGCTCCGACGGCAACGGCGACGGACACCGCGATCCGGGCAACATCTACGACGCGTCCCTCGCAGCGGGGCGCTATCTGTGCGCGGGCGGGCGGGATCTGTCCGACGCGGCGGACCTGGACCGCGCGATCCTCGGCTACAACCACTCCACTGCGTATGTGCGCACGGTCAGGGCATGGTTCGCGTACTACCTGGAAGGTCACCGGGTCGTGCCGGACAACGGTTCCGGACCGGCCGTCCGCCCGAAGCCGAAGCCGTCGGACACGTCTCGGCATCCGGTCTCCTCCGCAGCTCCTGCCCGCCCGGGCGACCGGGACGGCGGACCCAAGTCCTCCCCGACGCCCACCTCTTCACCCTCGCCTTCCAAGAGTGCGGGCGGCGGCGCGGAACCGGAAGCGCCGCTGCTTCCGGTCCCGAGCCCCATTGCCGGGCTGCCCGGCGTCGGTGCGTTGACCAGCAACGGAAAGGACTCGATGCGCGCCTCCCCCTCCACAACCCCCGCTACCGGGCGGTAA
- a CDS encoding thiamine-binding protein has translation MERLRVEFTTEPFDLDEAPAHAVVAREVIQAAELDAVDVGPFGNTAEGSADAVLTAVDALLRRSLEAGATRVSLQVNVIGEGEK, from the coding sequence ATGGAGCGATTGCGGGTGGAGTTCACCACCGAACCCTTCGACCTTGACGAGGCGCCCGCCCACGCGGTGGTCGCCCGCGAGGTCATCCAGGCGGCCGAGCTGGACGCCGTGGACGTAGGCCCGTTCGGCAACACCGCGGAAGGCAGCGCGGACGCGGTGCTCACAGCCGTGGACGCGCTGCTGCGCCGGTCCCTGGAGGCCGGTGCCACGCGGGTCTCGTTGCAGGTGAATGTGATCGGGGAGGGGGAGAAGTGA
- a CDS encoding helix-turn-helix domain-containing protein — MTEPGDHPLVSAVKPLVDAMGAEILRPDQADPDDVVLAWEGEDVLAVRLPQLSDSLDHILAAMERRHGMPLAELDRKTKQLVVRTLEARGAFSVRHGVETVAGALGVSRFTVYNYLNRENAAKDS; from the coding sequence GTGACCGAGCCCGGAGACCACCCCCTGGTCAGCGCCGTGAAGCCGCTGGTCGACGCGATGGGCGCGGAGATACTCAGGCCGGACCAGGCCGACCCCGACGATGTGGTGCTCGCCTGGGAGGGCGAGGACGTACTCGCCGTACGGCTCCCGCAGCTCTCGGACTCGCTGGACCACATTCTGGCCGCGATGGAGCGGCGGCACGGCATGCCCCTGGCGGAGCTGGACCGCAAGACGAAGCAGTTGGTCGTACGGACCCTGGAGGCGCGGGGCGCCTTCTCCGTACGGCACGGCGTGGAGACGGTGGCCGGCGCCCTGGGGGTCAGCCGCTTCACCGTCTACAACTATCTGAACAGGGAAAACGCCGCCAAGGACAGCTGA